One window of the Eucalyptus grandis isolate ANBG69807.140 chromosome 6, ASM1654582v1, whole genome shotgun sequence genome contains the following:
- the LOC104449918 gene encoding transcription factor MYBS3 translates to MKKSASVGCLSAAHYHSSSSAAASPNPGSSPIDGSDGYLSDDPAPGSRSSNRRVERKKGNPWTEEEHRRFLIGLQKLGKGDWRGIARDFVTTRTPTQVASHAQKYYIRQSNAGRRKRRSSLFDMAPDMATADQPSHPEETFLPPLVRLNDDTNSTTSTSMGLDLERTPMETSHPETSEGGGDVAMESIDQVPLVPCYFPYYLPLPFPMWPPNMAPPEDGRVVETSHHRVLKPIPVIPKEPLNIDQIVGMSQLSLAENEPAPLSLKFLGETSRQSAFIKAPSSVNESDLDNCKDGATQAA, encoded by the exons ATGAAGAAGAGCGCCAGCGTGGGGTGCCTGTCCGCCGCCCACTACCACTCCTCGTCCTCCGCCGCGGCATCCCCGAACCCCGGCTCGTCCCCGATCGACGGGAGCGACGGCTACCTGTCCGACGATCCCGCGCCCGGCTCCCGCTCGTCCAATCGGCGCGTCGAGAGGAAGAAAG GTAACCCATGGACGGAGGAAGAGCATCGAAGGTTTTTAATTGGTCTCCAGAAATTGGGTAAAGGAGACTGGCGAGGGATAGCTCGTGACTTTGTGACTACAAGGACTCCTACTCAAGTGGCAAGCCATGCCCAGAAGTATTATATCCGGCAGAGTAATGCTGGCCGAAGAAAGAGGCGCTCCAGCCTTTTTGACATGGCTCCAGATATG GCTACTGCTGACCAACCCTCACATCCAGAAGAAACATTTCTGCCTCCTTTGGTCAGACTTAACGATGATACTAACTCAACAACTTCAACCAGTATGGGACTCGATTTGGAAAGAACGCCTATGGAGACCTCGCACCCAGAAACATCTGAAGGGGGCGGTGATGTTGCGATGGAATCAATTGATCAAGTACCTCTTGTACCCTGTTACTTCCCATACTATTTACCACTACCCTTTCCCATGTGGCCGCCCAACATGGCGCCTCCTGAAGATGGAAGGGTGGTGGAGACATCTCATCACCGTGTGCTAAAGCCAATCCCAGTAATTCCAAAAGAACCCCTAAATATCGACCAAATAGTTGGAATGTCTCAGCTAAGTCTTGCTGAGAATGAACCTGCACCACTCTCTTTGAAGTTTCTCGGGGAAACATCTCGACAGTCAGCATTTATCAAGGCGCCTTCTTCAGTCAATGAATCGGATCTCGACAACTGCAAGGATGGCGCCACTCAAGCAGCTTGA
- the LOC104452027 gene encoding protein phosphatase 2C 56 — translation MAETPKNLVGNGLDHEESIAKGTNNAPVVPAESRENSNQIVVAAEDVPESSTADGRSNKAAAAAAAAVVVPGNDDPVVPKEIVPPSNEMPWRTDGEGLNLDETWAIATAMNRRKHMEDFVCVKPGFIAGNCNAFGECSAPPKKRAHHRPDAWYFGLFDGHGGSEVRLIRNTKSKSIGKNGDLRKKKNLLPVDRESEIGERNRDEGDENGGSRTASKFRSPESAERSEQASNYCADHLHDILAQEWKEAVDKDGWKHRWEAAILRAYERADDAFKDGTNTLERAGSTAVVVVLSDCQIIVGNCGDSRAVLCRGNEAIPLTVDHKPNREDELKRITNAGGKVLYTDCERVQGILSMTRAIGDRFLKPWVISVPEVTFTTRSEDDEFLIMASDGLWDVMTSEEAVTFARLARRRLQNLAIIGYDRLAKVVANCLLARAIKKGSCDNISVIFIDLSVPRRRKKPHREPEANQT, via the exons ATGGCTGAAACCCCAAAGAACCTCGTTGGAAACGGGCTAGACCATGAAGAAAGCATAGCCAAAGGCACCAATAATGCGCCTGTGGTGCCTGCAGAGTCCCGTGAGAACAGTAACCAAATCGTCGTTGCTGCTGAGGATGTCCCTGAGAGCTCCACCGCAGATGGGCGTTCAAACaaggcagcggcggcggcagcggcagcagTTGTTGTTCCAGGGAATGACGATCCCGTTGTCCCAAAAGAGATCGTCCCTCCATCGAATGAGATGCCATGGAGGACGGATGGTGAGGGCCTGAACTTGGACGAAACATGGGCCATAGCCACGGCCATGAACCGTAGGAAGCACATGGAGGATTTCGTGTGCGTCAAGCCGGGGTTCATCGCCGGTAATTGCAACGCGTTCGGCGAATGCAGCGCGCCGCCAAAAAAGCGCGCGCACCACAGGCCGGATGCTTGGTACTTTGGACTGTTCGACGGGCATGGCGGCTCCGAGGTACGGTTGATCA gaaatacaaaatcaaaaagtatAGGCAAAAATGGAGACCTTAGGAAGAAAAAGAACCTTCTTCCCGTCGATCGGGAGTCGGAGATCGGAGAGAGGAATCGCGATGAAGGGGACGAGAACGGCGGAAGCCGAACCGCCTCGAAATTCCGGTCGCCGGAAAGCGCCGAGCGATCCGAGCAG GCGAGTAACTATTGTGCGGATCACCTGCATGACATTTTAGCACAAGAATGGAAAGAAGCTGTTGATAAAGATGGTTGGAAGCATAGGTGGGAGGCAGCAATTTTAAGGGCTTACGAGAGGGCTGATGATGCTTTCAAAGATGGCACCAATACCCTGGAAAGGGCTGGTTCAACAGCCGTGGTCGTTGTTTTGTCTGATTGCCAGATTATTGTTGGCAACTGTGGGGATTCCAGGGCTGTGCTGTGTCGTGGGAATGAAGCCATTCCTTTGACTGTTGACCACAAG CCTAATAGGGAAGATGAGCTGAAGCGGATCACCAATGCAGGAGGCAAAGTTCTGTACACTGACTGTGAGAGAGTACAGGGAATTCTTTCTATGACAAGAGCAATAG GTGATCGCTTTCTAAAGCCCTGGGTAATCTCAGTACCTGAGGTTACTTTCACTACTCGATCTGAAGACGATGAATTTCTTATTATGGCAAGTGATGGGCTATGGGATGTCATGACCAGTGAGGAGGCGGTTACATTTGCAAGACTGGCACGCAGGAGGCTGCAAAATTTGGCAATTATAGGTTACGATCGTCTTGCAAAAGTTGTTGCTAACTGTCTCCTTGCAAGAGCTATTAAGAAAGGGAGCTGTGACAACATTTCTGTCATATTTATCGACCTCAGTGTGCCcaggagaaggaagaagccaCACAGAGAACCAGAAGCAAATCAAACTTGA